The DNA window CTGGAGGGTGGCGATGCAGTGAGCCATGGCGCAACTGGAAAGGGCAACGATCAGGTGCGATTTGAATTGACCTACCAAGCCCTGGCCCCTGACCTGAAGATCATTGCGCCCTGGCGGGTCTGGTCGTTGAATTCTCGACAGTCTCTCATGGAATATGCCAAGGCTCATGGGATTCCGGTTCCAACAAGTCCCAGGAAACCGTATAGCACGGATCGAAACTTGCTCCATATCAGCTATGAGGGGGGCATTCTTGAAGATCCCTGGCAAGGACCGCCGGATGATATGTTTTCCCTTTCTGTGTCCCCTCAGGAGGCCCCTGACAGACCAGAGGTCATTGAAATATCATTTGAACGGGGAGACCCTGTAGCCATCAATGGCGACAAGCTTTCTTCTGCCGAGCTACTTGCAAGGCTGAATGTTTTTGGGGGTAGAAACGGCATAGGCCGGGTCGACCTTGTTGAAAACCGGTTCGTGGGAATGAAGTCTCGAGGGATATATGAAACACCGGGAGGCACGATCCTGAGAGTGGCTCACATGGCCGTTGAGTCCATCACAATGGACCGCGAAGTCATGCATCTTCGCGATTCCTTGATTCCCAAGTATGCTGAACTTGTCTATTATGGATTCTGGTTTTCACCTGAGATGAAGGTGTTGCAGGCAATGATTGATGAGACACAAGAGACGGTGTCAGGCACGGCCCGACTGGAGATTTATAAGGGAAACTGCCGTGTCCTGGGCCGCAAATCCGACACGTCCATATATAGGAGCGATTTTGCCACGTTTGAATCAGATCAGGTTTACCGTCAGCAAGACGCGGAAGGCTTCATCCGCCTCAATGCCCTGAGGCTGCGCATTCAGGCTATGATGAAGCAAAAATAAAATCGCTACGCGATTTTATCATGAGGTGCA is part of the Deltaproteobacteria bacterium genome and encodes:
- a CDS encoding argininosuccinate synthase; amino-acid sequence: MSQEIKKIILAYSGGLDTSVILKWLTETYKCPVVAFAADIGQGEELDNLEAKALRTGAEKIVIEDLKETFVRDYVFPAFRANAIYEGSYLLGTSLARPLIAKRQIEIARLEGGDAVSHGATGKGNDQVRFELTYQALAPDLKIIAPWRVWSLNSRQSLMEYAKAHGIPVPTSPRKPYSTDRNLLHISYEGGILEDPWQGPPDDMFSLSVSPQEAPDRPEVIEISFERGDPVAINGDKLSSAELLARLNVFGGRNGIGRVDLVENRFVGMKSRGIYETPGGTILRVAHMAVESITMDREVMHLRDSLIPKYAELVYYGFWFSPEMKVLQAMIDETQETVSGTARLEIYKGNCRVLGRKSDTSIYRSDFATFESDQVYRQQDAEGFIRLNALRLRIQAMMKQK